CAAGGCCCCGGCGGGGACCTCTCCTTCGGCGACGATGAGCGCGGCTCCTTTTTGGACCGCCTCCGGAATGAAGCTGTGCCCATCGGCCGTTGTTCCTCGTACGGCGATAAAGCACGCCCCGGGGCCCACATCGTCGCTATGAAAGACTACGGTCGAGACCTCACGGTCAAGACGCCCTTGAACGGCAAGGACCTCCACGCCTGTGAGCAGGGAGGTGATATCCACCCGCATTGCCCCCCGGCATCTGCGGCCCGCCCTTACGGAGGCGGCGCCCCTGATGCCGTAACAGCCTCCACATTCTCACCGGCCGGGCTTTTTCGTCCCCTCTGCGGCCAATGCCCGGCTCACCCACTGAAGCCCCTCTTTCTTAGATAAGGAGGGGCGGACGGCTGACGGCGACGCGTCGTCTAGAAGGATGGGATCGTACGCCGCAATCAGCCGCCCGCGGGTGGTGGGAATGTTGAGGTAGCGCAAGATCTGGCGTGCCGCTCGGGCGAAGACAGGAGCTGCTACTGTGCCCCCGTATGCCGTTCCGCGCGGCTCATCCACCAGAACTAGCATGGCAAAGGCAGGAGCCTTCGCCGGGACGAAGCCTATGAAACTTGCCACGTATCGGTCGCGGGCGTACCTGCCCGCCTCGATATCAAACTTTTGTGCCGTGCCGGTCTTACCAGCCACTCTGTAGCCCTCAACGGCGGCCGCCTGCCCGGTACCTTGCTCCACCACGCGCTCGAAGAGCTTCGTTAAGCGTCGTGCGGTCGACGGGGCAACCACCTGGCGAACGACCTGAGGCTGGGCCCGCCAGCGGACCCGGCCGTCCTTGAGGAGGCTCTCAACAATGTATGGGCGCACGAGCTTGCCGCCGTTGGCCACGGCAGCGTACGCCATGAGCATCTGGAGGGGTGTCGTGGCCACCTCTTGGCCGATGGCGAGGGACGCAATCGAAATGCCAGACCACTCCTTGATTGGTCTCAGAAGGCCGGGCTGTTCCCCGGGCAGGCCGATACCCGTTTTCCGTCCTATGCCAAAGGCGCGAGCGGTGCGGTAGAAGCGCTCGGCGCCCACCTTCTGGGCCGCTTTGATGGCCCCCACGTTGGAGGACCGTGCGATGACGTCGCTGAATGTCAGCCAGCCAAATTTGCGGTGGTCTCGGATCGTCACCCCATTTACATTGATCGCGCCCTCTTCGCCGTAAAGGAGGTCGTTCTCCTTCACCATCCCGCTCTCGAGGGCCGCAGCCGCTACCAGCAATTTAAACGTGCTCCCTGGCTCATACGAATCTGTAATGGCCCGATTGCGCCACTGTTCAGGGTGGAAGCTGGAGAAGCTGTTGGGGTTAAAGGATGGGACCCCTGCCATAGCAAGGATCGCGCCGGTTGACGGTTCCACCACCACGGCGAGCCCCCCTCGGGCCCCCGAGGCGGCGACCTGGGCGCTCAACTCCTTCTCAACCACGTATTGGATGACCTCATCGATGGTCAGGCGGACGTCGAAGCCCGCCGACGACGGTTTGCCGACGGTCTTGCTGAGAGTCAGACCCCGGCCTTTGGCGTCCTTCTCGACGAGGACCCAGCCGCTCTCGCCGTTTAGGTGCTCGTTGTAGGCAAGCTCAACCCCTTCGAGGCCCTGATTGTCGATCCCTACGAAACCGAGCAAATGGCCCGAGAGCTGGCGGCGGGGATAGAACCGCTTGGACTCGCGGAGGAGATGCACCCCCGGCAATTTCAATCGCCGGACGCTCTCGACCGTCGGCGGGTCCACCTGGCGGCGTAGCCAAACGAAGGAGCGATCTTTTGCCAGGCGCCGTCGCAACTCGGCGACCTTGAGCTTGAGCACGGGAGCAAGAGCGCGGGCCGTCCCATGGAGATCGACCACATCCTCTGGATGGGCATAGACGCTGGAGGCCTCTAGACTTACTGCCAGCGCCTTGCCCCTGCGGTCGAGAAGGTCGCCCCGCTCAGGCTTCAAAGAGACAACCCGCTGGCGCTGACGGACGGCAATGGCCTCCAAGCGAGCGCCATTGAGAAGCTGAAGGTAGGCGAGCTTCGCCACTACCGCCCCGTAGCCTACGGCCAAAAGACCTATCACGACCACTAGACGAAACCGGTAGCGGGAATTCACCGCCTCATCCTCCTTTAGGGTGATGGTGCACGGTCCGCACCTGATCCGGCATGGGAAAGACCATTCCTAGCTGGGTCGTTGCAATCCGCTCGATCCGTGGAAGGGAGGCGAGGCTTGCCGCCTCCAAGGAGATCATCCGGTGGAGGCGTTCGACCTTGGCCCGCCGGGATTCCAACTCCTCCAAGCGATAGCCCAGCTCCACGATCCGATGCTGCGGCCAGAGGTAGCCCATGACCCCGAGGGCCAGGAGCACCAATGCCGACGCATACCAGGCGCCGGCAACCAAGCCCGTCCCGAAGCTGCGATGTCTCTTTGTTCCGGATCGGGTCATAGTCAGCCCTCCTCGTT
This genomic interval from Nitrospinota bacterium contains the following:
- a CDS encoding cell division protein FtsL, with product MTRSGTKRHRSFGTGLVAGAWYASALVLLALGVMGYLWPQHRIVELGYRLEELESRRAKVERLHRMISLEAASLASLPRIERIATTQLGMVFPMPDQVRTVHHHPKGG
- a CDS encoding penicillin-binding protein 2 is translated as MNSRYRFRLVVVIGLLAVGYGAVVAKLAYLQLLNGARLEAIAVRQRQRVVSLKPERGDLLDRRGKALAVSLEASSVYAHPEDVVDLHGTARALAPVLKLKVAELRRRLAKDRSFVWLRRQVDPPTVESVRRLKLPGVHLLRESKRFYPRRQLSGHLLGFVGIDNQGLEGVELAYNEHLNGESGWVLVEKDAKGRGLTLSKTVGKPSSAGFDVRLTIDEVIQYVVEKELSAQVAASGARGGLAVVVEPSTGAILAMAGVPSFNPNSFSSFHPEQWRNRAITDSYEPGSTFKLLVAAAALESGMVKENDLLYGEEGAINVNGVTIRDHRKFGWLTFSDVIARSSNVGAIKAAQKVGAERFYRTARAFGIGRKTGIGLPGEQPGLLRPIKEWSGISIASLAIGQEVATTPLQMLMAYAAVANGGKLVRPYIVESLLKDGRVRWRAQPQVVRQVVAPSTARRLTKLFERVVEQGTGQAAAVEGYRVAGKTGTAQKFDIEAGRYARDRYVASFIGFVPAKAPAFAMLVLVDEPRGTAYGGTVAAPVFARAARQILRYLNIPTTRGRLIAAYDPILLDDASPSAVRPSLSKKEGLQWVSRALAAEGTKKPGR